Sequence from the Saccharopolyspora pogona genome:
TGCAACAGGTCTGCCAGGCGGTCAAGAAGAACCAGAGCGTTGACTCCGCCCGGACGGTGCGCAACATCCTCTCAGGAATCTGTGGCCTGGCGGTCCGGTACAAGGCCATGCAGGTCAATCCGGTTCGCGACATGGCGCCGCTCGAAGGCCGACGCAAGGCGTCTCGCTCACTCGAAGCTGACGAGATGAAGGACCTGTTGCGGAAGCTCGATAGCAGCGAGGTAGCGATCCGTCATGACCTGCCGGACCTCGCTCGCTGGTATGCCGGGACAGGCTTCCGGACCGGGGAGGCTCTCGCTGTCCACTGGCATCACCTCGACCTTGACACGGGCACCGTCGACTGGGCTGGGAACCTGATCCGCGCGAAGGGAACCGGCAACATGATCAACGACGGGAAGACGGACGTCTCCGAACGGGCTATTGCGCTGCCGACTTGGCTGGTGGTCATGCTTCGAGAGCGGCGTGTGAGGCTGGCTGGGCGGTTCGGTATCGAGCCGGACCAGCTGGCCGGGCCAGTGTTCCCGAACACCCAGGGCGGTCTTCGGGACAAGCACAACACGCTTGCCCGGTGGCGAGACTTCCGTTCGGATGCAGGGTACCCGTGGGTGACCTTCCGGACCTTCCGCCGGTCGGTGGCGACGGTGTTGGACGATGCCGGGTTGACGGCTCGGGACATCGCCGACCAGCTCGGGCACTCCAAGGTTTCGACGACTCAGGATGTCTACATGGGTCGCCGGGTGAAGAGCCGGAAGGCGGCCGAAGCGCTGAGCCGGGTTGGGTGGTTCGCTGAGTAAAGTGTGGGGAAAGTGTGGAGATGATCTCTCTGTGCTTTCCCCACACGTGTTTCACCTGGGGTTTTGTGGGGCAGGTGGGACTTGAACCCACGACCTGACGGATTATGAGTCCGCTGCTCTGACCTGCTGAGCTACTGCCCCCGGCGGCTTTCGCAACACCAGCGATCGTAGCGAGGTCGCGGGGGGTCGGAACTGGCGGGTGGACCGGCCGACTGGCCTACAAGGCGGTTGGTCGGACCGGGCGAATCCGCAGCGCACGGCGTTACGCCGAGTGGACTACTCGGCGACCGACCGCACGAAAAACGAGGGCCGGCGCACCCATGCAGTGCGCCGGCCCCGGACCGTCAACTCAGCCGATGAAGCTGAAGACGTTGAAGGCTCCGCTGAGCTGGCCGATGACCACGATGGTCGCCAGCAGCGCGCCGATCGCCGCCACCGTGATCACCGACAGCATGATCAAGTAGACGATCGCCTTGATCGGCTTCGGCAGCTTGGCCACCGAGCCGAAGTCGGGCAGCGAGATGCGCGATTCCTTGCCGATCCCTGGTGCGGACATCCTGACTTCCCCCGTCCTCTGTCAGTCCCCTTGGACGAAACACCACTGCTGAAGAGACGAAGCGCAACGGGTTTCCGTTGCGCGCAACGCATCACGAGTTCGTTTCGGTCAGCAATCGAGCGGATCAAACAGCACAGCCAAGCCATTCAAGCCCGCAGGTCGCGTGGCTTGCACAAATCATCCGTGCCGACACCGTCGACCGCGAGCCGAGCAAGGATGTAATCGCGCAACGATCCGGGATCGTTATCCAGCCCGACACCGGGTCACTCAGGCAGGTGACACGCACCGCCGCGACCATGGTGTCGCTACCGACAACTCTCCACCGAAATACCCGCCACCGATCTTACCCAACGGATGCGTTACCACCGCCACCGGGCGTCGAGACCCTGCACGCCCCACATTCGACCGTCACGGTGACCCGGGCGAACAAGCCGTGACGCCCCGTCGCGTCTCGAACGATCGGCACATGGGATGCACATCGGGCATACTCCGGCAACCTGTCGAGCGGGTGAACTCGCACTTCAAAATCCATTATGGACACTTCTGTCGAGGCGGCTCGATCACGAAAACCCGCTCGACTTCCGCCTTGAGCACAGGGAAGATCAAACCCGTTCCGGACGTCTAGGTGTTGGTGCTCTGCGGGCCGGGAGACGTCGGAAGTCCACAACCGCCTACGAGCCCACCCGGCAACTCGCCGAACTTGACCTGGCCCACGCGTTGATCGACTCCGACCGGCTCCAGAGCACGAGCGCAGCTCACCCGGTCCGTGGACCAGCTCGCGGCAATCGCCCGATTCGAACCAACGAGCGCGATCGACACGACCCACCAGGGACATCAGCGCGACCGCGACAGATCCTCGCCTTCTGGCCGAATCCAGGGAATTCGAAATACCGACCGTCACCATTCGGAATTACCGCAATCGGCTTCCGCTCGTTGTTCCGAACGGTCCTAAGCGGGTTGCTCGGCAGGTCCGGTTCAGCAATTTCGCTCGTACGGCGCCGGAATAATCCAAATCGGCGAACCTTTCCGGATCTGCTCCGGCGACGTCTGGCCGTTCGCGGTGGCCCGAGTGCCGCATCGGCGCTCACCCACCGCATTCGCGGCGCGAAACGGCATGTCAGAACGGCCGGGACGACGGGATGCGGGCGGCAATTCGGATGCTGGGAGCAACCGTGACCGTGATCGCGTTCTCCAACGACGACCATGAACACGAGCTCGACGCGCACCGGCCGGATCTCGGGCACCCCGGCTTGTTCGCCCACGAGCGTTTCCACGAGGACCGGAACGCCGGGCACCCGGGTTTCTACCACCGGCGGCGTTGCCCCGACCTCGCCGCCGGGCAGCCAGGACCACAAGATTCTCAGGGCCCGCACCGTCGTGGCATTCCGCAAGGCCGGAAACGCCCCCCCGGTACCGGGCCGCACATACCGCTCGGGCGTGCAGTTCGAGCACTCCGATGGCACCCGCTTCGCGCTCGAAATCCAGG
This genomic interval carries:
- a CDS encoding site-specific integrase, coding for MQQVCQAVKKNQSVDSARTVRNILSGICGLAVRYKAMQVNPVRDMAPLEGRRKASRSLEADEMKDLLRKLDSSEVAIRHDLPDLARWYAGTGFRTGEALAVHWHHLDLDTGTVDWAGNLIRAKGTGNMINDGKTDVSERAIALPTWLVVMLRERRVRLAGRFGIEPDQLAGPVFPNTQGGLRDKHNTLARWRDFRSDAGYPWVTFRTFRRSVATVLDDAGLTARDIADQLGHSKVSTTQDVYMGRRVKSRKAAEALSRVGWFAE